A region from the Sphingopyxis lindanitolerans genome encodes:
- a CDS encoding exodeoxyribonuclease VII small subunit, whose translation MTDTPAPPISAPIATMSFEAAMGELETIVRRLESGDVSLEESVALYERGHALRAHCEARLAAAQARIEQVSLGADGQPAGTTPFGES comes from the coding sequence ATGACGGATACCCCCGCACCCCCGATTTCGGCCCCGATCGCCACCATGTCGTTCGAGGCCGCGATGGGCGAGCTCGAAACCATCGTCCGCCGGCTCGAAAGCGGCGACGTCAGCCTCGAGGAATCGGTCGCGCTCTACGAACGCGGCCATGCGCTCCGCGCCCATTGCGAGGCGCGGCTCGCCGCGGCGCAGGCGCGGATCGAGCAGGTCAGCCTGGGCGCCGACGGCCAGCCGGCGGGAACCACGCCCTTCGGCGAAAGCTGA